ATAACGCTGATTTCTCCTGGGACGGCCCAAATCCTTAATGTCGGGTCTGGTTTTTCTGCACTACATTAATTGAATAGCTAGAAAATTCTTGTTTCTCCTCAGATTCTgatatcataataataataataataatacattttatttgaagactcctttctcggcactcaaggacattgtacatgatacacacacaaagacaataaaaggaatcaacaatgcaagtaaaaaataaaacagaggaaTTGATATCAAgtggaataagcagttttgaacagatgtgttttgagctgtgttttgaaatgggggaataaatccatgtttctgagttggggtggtaatgagttccagagacggggagcagagtggctgaatgctctgctccccatggtgatgagacgggcggaggggacagacaggtgtatggaggaagaggatctgAGGGAGCGGGAGGGAGTGGGAACATTGAGGAGGTCGGACAGATATGGAGGTGcgaggttgtggatggctttgaatgttaacaggaggactttgaattgaatacggaactgaacccggagccagtggagctgttggaggacaggagtgatgtATTGGAGAGAGGGGGTCCGAGTTATGATGCGGGCAGCTGAATTCTGGACTAATTTAAGTTTATGGAGAGTTTTTTGAGGGAGGCCGAAGAGGAAagagttgcagtaatccagacgggaggtgacgAGGCTGTGGACAAGGATGGCGGCAGTGTGGGGGGTAAGGGAGGGGCGGAGGCGATTGATGTTTCAGACCGGGTGACGTTATTGATGTGGGATTGAAAGGATAATGTGCTGTCAAGGATGACACCCAGACTCTTAACCTGGGGGGAGGGTGAAACAGAGGTGTTGTCGATAGTGAGGGAAAAGCTGTCGGTTTTGGAGTGGATTTGGTGCCGATGAGGAGAACCTCGGTTTTGTTACTGTTTAGCTTAAGGAGATTTTCAGTGaaccaggtttttatttcagagatgcAATCGGTGAAGGAGGTGGGCGGGAGAGTGGACTAGGGTTCAGTGGTGATCATGTACAAGAAACACATGAATAGCTTAAAATACAATAACCTTAAATAATCAACCTAGAGTATCTGACCTTTTCGTTCTGTGACAATGAGCTGCAAGGTATTTCACCTATTTAATTAGAGTTCGAGGGTACATTTCACAAACATCTAAGAGAAGCGTTAACGTAAACACAACTTTGTTTGGTAGAATTaaattttttcttcttttttaccctTTTCCCACCCTCTCCAGATGTATTATGTTTCATTGAAAGGATCATTATACCCTGGTTGTGGCATGGTACTGGTAGCCTTCACCAAAGCTCTACTGAGGTTTAGCTGGACAAGCTTTAGTAAAATTCCAACTCTATGATGTTTTTAATggtatttaacaaataaatgtattcatcagCTCACCTGAAACATTTGACCATCTATTTCCACTCGTATCTGCAGAATCAAAGCCCTTGAAAGTCTAAGCAAAGAAGACGACACAAAATGGCTGACGTACTGGGTGGTTTATGGTGTCTTCAGCCTCGGAGAATTCTTCTCCGATATTTTCCTCTATTGGTTCCCATTCTACTACGCTTTTAAGGTGAGAAAGACTGAAGGACCAATGATTTCTTTAGAATGATTGTAAGCTTACTTTTGTCTCACTTTAACAGAACTTGGTTGAATGTGAATTCGGAAGCTAAATGGATTTACCGATGTGTTTAGTGGTCTGGAATCTAGGCTCACTAATCAGAATCAAGATGTACATGAATCTGATAATTATGTAGTAAACCATGTAAATCCTGATCTTTGTGGTTCCAGTGTCTTTTCCTGCTGTGGTGCATGGCTCCTATTTCGTGGAACGGCTCCCAGGTAATCTACAACAAAGTGGTTCGCCCCATCTTCCTCCGCTACGAGGCCACGGTGGACGACATGGTGAATGACATTGGTGGGAGGGCCATGAGTGCTGCTGAGGACGTCACCAGAGAAGGTAAGGACCAGTTCAACACCagttaattgtgtttttttattaaatatgtgagTATTTGAATAGATTTCaattttcctgcttttcttcagTCCTGTGCACTCTGATGAAGAATAAAGCTGTGGTAGCTCCGTCTGCCGCTCATCCTGAAACCAGAAGTTTACCGAGTTCATCAACAGCTGCAGTAGCTCCTACAGAGTCAAAAGAAGAACAACCAGTACGTATACCCCGGCTGCATCACCCACCTTCTGACAATTAGTCCCCCTGAAGGTCGGGCCGGGCTTTCTAAAACCCCTTTTTCCAGCATTTATTTCTAAACTAATCAAGTCTTGACTCAGGTTCAGTATCTTCAGTATAGCACTTCATCAGTCTAACCATGACTGCTGACATTTCAATCCTTCTTTCCCTGAAAGAGTGAGATTCAGATGTTCAGCAGCTTATTGTAAAAAGGGCTTCCCAAAGTTGCATTTTCTGTATTAAATTGGGTTGGTGTTTGGAGATTTAGCCACTTTATTTTCATGCTTTTTAGCGAACATGCTGACTTGTTTGTCCACCCAACACAAGAACAAGAGAGACCAAATACATTGCAAACCTCAACTGTGTTTCAAGACACTTAGTGACGTAATGACTACCTCCCAAGCTCACTGGTGAACTACTGGAGCTGGAAATGCATTTGTTCTGCTAGCCTGGTGGGAACTTTCTAGCAGAAGCAGGACAATAGTTTTCCTCAAGCTAGCTGCCTTAATGAAGCAAGGCTATATTAAtcgcaaaaaaactaaacaaatactaaattaaaaaaaagatttgaatcccaatattaattgaaaatgatttgattgaCTTGTCAACTCGTCTATTCCACGTCATATTAACTGCAGCACTGATCCAGGTTTATTGTTTCACAAACAAAACCTTACACACTGCCAGAGCggtaatgtttacttcctgtctgttttcttctgtttatttctgtgaCGTCAGACGCTCTGTCTTTTAATCTCTTTCATTctctcccttgatcctcctAAGCAACGCTGATTATTTTGTCTAGCAGGGTGTGCTATCGACTGataaagggagagaaaaggggaaaagtCAGAGTGttggacgtcagataaatcaccagaagaagacagacagaaagtaaataCTAACGGTTTCTAATTTATCAAATGTTCAAAtggccagcaaggccttctctgctggcctaaacatcatcagaatataaattaaattttgatatattttttccacaaatacgtattaaattattccccatagtctattctcttcattttatagcgttcgtcttggctgcgctgcttccagcctcagaacgagatttggagggctggcctttatgttagagcttttatccaatcatatttcagccataatgtgttgctagggtcaaagaaatctgcccttaggccttcagaatcaacagtgcgggcgcctgtagcttaaagtgaacgcaaacaaaactgtggcgttaaccaatcagatttcgaggtggcgacaacgggccagctagcaggcgtacgctaacgttagcacgtgcacatcttctgattggatacgcactattgagaggcagagctaggcagtaggcagagccatacagtctatgggcaaagctagcaaacagaactagaacttgagcgagctaatttgtgtagatttctacaagctatttttttcaacccacaatggctgaaggaggagaagagatcaatttggtcgaagatataattacaacgccattttcaaaacgaacttttctagtaaagctacacatcttgaaaagggaacgaccaactccaacgctagcgagcctagcacagggaaactacgagcggtacccctggctcacagcctccgagaggcactgcaaattgtactgccgggaatgcctggtatttgcaactgatcggtaaacaggaactttcatttatgggacacgatgaaagcgccgagtccagaaacagaggaaactacgtggagcttctttcttttcttgctgagaacaacacagatttgcattaccacctgtacacaaacaacatgtttactgggacgtcaggcaaaatacaaaacgacctgatttatgctattgctgaagtgatgggagaagagatcaaaatgaagattaaaaaagcaccctttgtcgctgttatggtggacgagacgtcagatgtgggtaatgtagcacagctggcccttgttctgcgttatgtgacagacacaggtgtcaaggagcggtttgtcagataatctgattaattaagttaactgtaaatgctgatgtattgattataaatgcttcagaaatattcatataactctgttgtacttgactatgttaatgtgatgcaacgcccggttatactgcgtttctgtctaaatgtatagtttctagagccatggcgtcataatgatggtattaagaggtggaataattcaggtaggactgtgtaggacatcactgaaggcctaggtgtgaaatgcacggcccgccactgtaTTCTTCAATAGGTTGGAATTGTacggaaataaaaaagtaaagtgaaacttatgcttgtCACCCTCGTCCACACGattgtatgaaaatatttaaaaatgaatacaaatgtgtttattataaacgccttaacctatcacttttaatatcacaattcaaacatgttttaaaacgtcTAAGAAACCCtacacagctcagtaaacactgaaatgtggactttatttgatcatgtcagtaaaaaagtaacgttcatatttctccttttgattaatatagagctgaacgttcaaaacaaagaccTTTAGCAAGTTACggcatacattttaaactgcttaataagcaccatTACTATAATGATacgcatttctccgtcacgatcGATGTTGTGTAAAAGTTGCGactgcaaggcattgtgggacagctttttctccttttgtttctaaaggaaggtccagtgtttcctaagctaaaggaggttattaAAGAAGtctcagagctcctttcctatcatctagag
This DNA window, taken from Eleginops maclovinus isolate JMC-PN-2008 ecotype Puerto Natales chromosome 9, JC_Emac_rtc_rv5, whole genome shotgun sequence, encodes the following:
- the reep6 gene encoding receptor expression-enhancing protein 6 isoform X1 — protein: MGLLDIFSSIKNRMDKFLSEKNMVTEFLGTLEEKTGIKKKIIVVGAASLTGLYLMYGYGAALVCNMIGFVYPAYYSIKALESLSKEDDTKWLTYWVVYGVFSLGEFFSDIFLYWFPFYYAFKCLFLLWCMAPISWNGSQVIYNKVVRPIFLRYEATVDDMVNDIGGRAMSAAEDVTREVLCTLMKNKAVVAPSAAHPETRSLPSSSTAAVAPTESKEEQPLFLG
- the reep6 gene encoding receptor expression-enhancing protein 6 isoform X2, whose translation is MGLLDIFSSIKNRMDKFLSEKNMVTEFLGTLEEKTGIKKKIIVVGAASLTGLYLMYGYGAALVCNMIGFVYPAYYSIKALESLSKEDDTKWLTYWVVYGVFSLGEFFSDIFLYWFPFYYAFKCLFLLWCMAPISWNGSQVIYNKVVRPIFLRYEATVDDMVNDIGGRAMSAAEDVTREVLCTLMKNKAVVAPSAAHPETRSLPSSSTAAVAPTESKEEQPSFR